One Pseudomonas sp. B21_DOA genomic window, TACGACCGTTGTTGAGGTCGGCGAACTTGGTCGGATCATCATCGTAGGTGCGCACGTCAGCACCGGGCACGTTGGCGCGAACCCACTGCTCGTAGTTGGTGCCCAGGCCGACACCGACTTTCTTGCCGGAGAGGTCAGCGGCGGTCTTGATGTTCAGGGCCGACTCTTTGCTTTTCAGCACGAGAGCCTGAATGCCGGAGACGGTGTACGGTTCAGAGAAGTCATACTTCTTCTTGCGCTCGTCAGAGATGGTCACTTGATTGACCACCAGATCCAGACGTTTGGATTCCAGGGCAGCGAGGATGCCGTCCCACTTTGTCGGCTGGATCTTGGCCTTGACGCCGAGCTTCTGCGCCAGTGCTTCGGACAGCTCGACTTCGAAACCGGACAGCTTGCCGTTCTCATCGACGAAGCTGAACGGTGGGTAAGTGCCTTCCAGGCCGACGTTGAGCACGCCTTTGTCCTTGATCTGTTGCAGCTGCTCACCGGCCACTGCCTGACCGATCAGGCCGGCGCTAAGCGCAAGACCCAGCGAACCGACCAGCAGAGTGCGACGTAGTGCGGAAAAATTCATGACAAGCCCCTGTGTTTTCTTATGGAAGACGCTTAAGGAATGTAGGCAAATGGGTGATTTGGACGACAGCGCTATCCTGCCTTAAAGCAGCTTAAGCGTCTCGCCCGAAATTCGCCTGCGGCGAGACTATAAGATGTCTGTTTTAGACTTGAAAATACTAGATTGTGTTTCTTTTATAGTTTTTTGGAATATGTGCCCGTTCAGTTGTGGCGAGGGGATTTATCCCCGTTCGGCTGCACAACTGTTGCAAAGTCCTGCGACGTTGTACTCACTTGCGAAAGCAAGGGGCCGCTCCGCGACCCAACGGGGATAAATCCCTCGCCACAGATATCTGCAATCTGCAGTGATCATCTTGTCAGAAAATCCTTGTAGGCAAACAACGCCGGCGCGCCACCGGTGTGCAGGAAGATGATAGGACCATCATCGAAGCGCTGCCGGCCGATCCCGTCGAGCAGACCGGCCATGGCCTTGCCGGTGTAGACCGGGTCAAGCAACAGACCTTCCTGAGCCGCCAACAGTTTCACCGCCGCCAGCGTGCCGGCATTCGGCTCGCCATAACGCGGGCCGAAATATTCGTCCCACAGCTCGACCTTGAAGCTGGCCGGCAACTCGACGCCCAGCAGCTCTGCGGTGCGTTCGGCCAAACCCTGGACCTTCGGCCGCTGGTCTTCTTCACTGCGCGAAACGGTCACGCCGATCACCGGCAGTTGCGGCAACGCCTCACTCAGCGCCAGCCCCAGACCACTGTGAGTACCGGCACTGCCTGAAGCCAGCACCACAGCGGCGAAATCGAGGCCGCTGTCCTTGATCTGCTCAGCCAGTTCCAGTCCGGCGCGGACATAACCCAGAGCACCGAGCGCGTTGGAGCCGCCAATCGGCACCAGATACGGCTTCTTGCCGTTGCTGCGCAGGCGCGCGGCGAGGGCGGCCAGTTGTTCGTCAGCATTATCGAGGTTGTCGACCAGTTCGACCTTGGTGTCGAACAGGTCCAGCAACAAGCGGTTGCCGTTGCCGGTGTAGTTGCTGTCGTCGGTGCCGAGCGGATTTTCCAGCAGCGCCACACAGCCCAGGCCGAGTTTCGCGGCCAGCGCGGCGGTCTGGCGAACATGGTTCGATTGCAACGCACCGGCCGTGATCAGCGTGTCAGCGCCTTGCGCGAGCGCGTCGGCGGCGAGGTATTCGAGTTTGCGCAGCTTGTTGCCGCCCATTGCCAGCGGCGTCAGGTCATCGCGCTTGATATACACCTCGCGACCGAGCCAAGCGGACAAGCGTTCGAGTTTTTCCAGCGGCGTGGGGTGGCTCAGCAGTTCGAGACGGGGAAAGCGTTGCAGCTGTTGTTTGATCATGAGTCCGTACTGGCGCAGAAGAATGAATGGACTATAGGCAGGCGCATTTGCCCGGGCAACCGCCAATCGCTTATAGCCAAATGGACTGACGCCAGCACTATCGGTTCTTAATTCGTCGGTAGAGGCATGCCGTAAAGTAGGCGCCGTTGACGCGGCCAGACAGTCCGGCCGCCCGTAAGGAGTCTTTACCGTGAGCGAGCGTTCCAGCCATTGGCAATTGCAGACCATCGTCAGCCAGCTGCGCAGTGCGCGGGATCAGTGGCGTGCGCAGAACGGCCGGGCATCCGGCGAGCAGGGTGGGCGCGAATTGCCATCGCGAGCGGCAATGGCGGAAATCCTTGAAGCGCTGTGTGGCGCGCTGTTCCCTATGCGTCTGGGACCTGTGGATCTGCGTGAAGAAAGTGAAGATTTCTACGTCGGCCATACGCTTGATGTTGCGTTGAATGCGTTGCTGGCGCAGACGCGCCTGGAGCTGCGTTACGTTGCCCGCCACAGCGCGCAGGACGACAGTGAAGTCGAGGCGCGGGCCATCCAGATCGTGCAGGATTTCGCTCTCGCGTTGCCGGGTCTGCGCACGCTGCTCGACACCGATGTGCTGGCGGCGTATCACGGCGACCCGGCGGCACGCAGCGTTGATGAAGTGCTGCTGTGCTATCCGGGCATTCTCGCGGTGATTCACCATCGCCTGGCGCACCATTTATACCGTGCCGGGCTGCCGCTGCTGGCGCGGATCAGCGCGGAGATCGCGCATTCGGCGACGGGCATCGATATCCACCCGGGCGCGCAGATCGGTCGCAGTTTCTTTATCGATCACGGCACCGGTGTAGTGATTGGCGAAACCGCGATCATTGGTGAGCGGGTACGGATTTATCAGGCGGTGACCCTGGGGGCCAAGCGCTTCCCGGCGGATGAAGACGGCCAGTTGCAGAAGGGCCATCCGCGTCATCCGATCGTTGAGGATGACGTAGTGATTTACGCCGGGGCGACGATTCTCGGACGGATCACCATCGGCAAGGGTTCGACCATTGGCGGCAACGTGTGGCTGACGCGCAGCGTGCCGGCGGGGGCGAATCTGACGCAGGCGAATCTGCAGCATGATGATGGGACGCAGAAGTAGGTCTTGAATCTGTGTTGTTGTATCGGGCCTCTTCGCGAGCAGGCTCGCTCACAATTGGAATGCGTTGCAAATGTGGGAGCGAGCCTGCTCGCGAAAGATTTCCAGGCCGGATCAAGGTAGTGGCCTTAAGCCAATTCATCAGTGAACGAATCTCTCCAAACCCGCGTCATACCCCTCTTTGGGCGCTGTAGGAAACCTACCGCCCAGCCCTGCGATTAGTCCTTACCACCCCATTCATGTTTAACTTGAACGTTCATTCAAGTTAAACCGGTGGTTCGCTGCCCGCTCACAACAGGAGGCTTGCCTTTGCTGAGTCCGATCATTTCAGCCACGTTTCAACCCTTCGAGGTGCACGTTTCATGAGTGCATCGTCTACCCCCGCCAGCGGTCTGGTACGCATGAATCCGCCGGTGTTCTACTTCGCCGCGACGGTCATTCTGCTGTTTGGTCTGGTCGTCATCGCCATCCCCGAGCAGGCCGGCGCCTGGTTGCTGGAAGCGCAAAACTGGGCGGCCAATACGGTCGGCTGGTATTACATGCTCGCGATGACCCTGTATCTGGTCTTCGTGGTGGTCACCGCCTTATCCGGCTACGGCAAGATAAAACTCGGTGCCGACCACGACGAGCCCGAATTCAGTTACCTGTCCTGGGCCGGCATGCTGTTCGCCGCCGGGATCAGCATCACGCTGTTCTTCTTCTGTGTCTCCGAACCGCTGACGCACATGCTGCAGCCGCCACAAGGCGAGGCAGGTACTGCCGATGCGGCACGCCAGGCGATGCAAATTCTGTTTCTGCACTGGGGCCTGCATGGCTGGGGCGTGTTCGCCTTTGTGGGCATGGCGCTGGCCTATTTCGCTTATCGGCACAATCTGCCGCTGGCCCTGCGTTCGGCGTTGTATCCGCTGATCGGCAAACGCATCAACGGCCCGATCGGCTACGCAGTCGACGGCTTCGGCATCATCGCTACGGTGTTCGGCCTCGGTGCGGACATGGGCTTCGGTGTGCTGCACCTCAACTCGGGCCTGGATTATCTGTTCGGCATCGCCCATACCCAGTGGATTCAGGTCGGCCTGATCACGCTGATGATGGGCGCGGCGATCATCGTTGCGGTGTCCGGTGTCGATAAAGGCGTGCGGGTGATGTCCGACATCAACATGCTGCTGGCCTGCGGGCTGCTGCTGTTCGTGTTGTTTGCCGGGCCGACGCAGCACCTGCTCAACACCCTGATCCAGAACGTCGGCGACTACCTCGGCGCGTTGCCGATGAAGAGCTTCGATCTTTACGCCTACGATAAACCGAGCGACTGGCTCGGTGGCTGGACCGTGTTCTACTGGGCCTGGTGGATCGCTTGGTCGCCGTTCGTGGGCCTGTTCATCGCGCGGATTTCCCGTGGCCGCACCATCCGTGAATTCGTCTTCGGCGTGCTGTTGATTCCGCTCGGTTTCACCCTGGCGTGGATGTCGATCTTCGGCAATAGCGCCTTGGATCAAGTGCTCAACCACGGCATGAGCGCGCTGGGTATGTCGGCCATCGATAATCCGTCGATGAGCATTTATCTGCTGCTGGAAACCTATCCGTGGAGCAAGACCGTCATTGCCGTGACGGTGTTCATCAGCTTCGTGTTCTTCGTGACGTCTGCGGATTCCGGCACCGTGGTGCTCTCGACCCTGTCGGCCAAGGGCGGCAACCCGGATGAAGACGGGCCGAAATGGCTGCGGGTGTTCTGGGGCGCAATGACCGCGCTTATCACCAGTGCGCTGCTGTTCTCCGGCAGCATTGATGCGCTGAAGTCGGCGGTGGTGCTGACGTCGTTGCCGTTCTCGTTGATTCTGCTGCTGATGATGTGGGGCCTGCACAAGGCGTTCTATCTGGAATCGCAGAAGCAGATCGCGCAGCTGCATTCGCTGGCGCCGGTCTCCGGTTCGCGGCGTGGCACCGGCGGCTGGCGCCAGCGCCTGAGTCAGGCCGTGCACTTCCCGTCCCGCGACGAGGTGTACCGCTTCATGGAAAGCACGGTGCGTCCGGCGATCGAGGAAGTGACCGCCGTGTTCGTCGAAAAAGGCCTGCACGTGGTCACTCAGCCGGATCCGGCGCATGACAACGTCAGCCTGGAAATCGGCCACGGCGAGCAGCATCCGTTCATCTATCAGGTACAGATGCGCGGCTACTTCACGCCATCGTTCGCGCGCGGCGGCATGGGTTCCAAGCAACTCAACAATCGTCGCTACTACCGCGCCGAAGTGCACTTGAGCGAGGGCAGTCAGGACTACGATCTGGTCGGCTACACCAAAGAGCAGATCATCAACGACATCCTCGACCAGTACGAACGGCACATGCAGTTCCTGCATCTGGTGCGTTGATCCAACGGCTGAGCGCCGAGACGTTTTTACGCCTCGGCGCTCAGCACCATGAACAACACCATTGCCGCCATCGGCACGCCGAATACCGCACTGCCAATCGCTATTTCCGACCCTACGGACTGGCCGGCATGCACCACCCCCACCGTGCCATTAATCACCGTCAACGCCAGCCACAGGGCGGCGAAGCCGAAGGCCATGGTCTGGCGGCTGAAGCCGATGCGCTCGCCGATGTAGAGCATCAGGGCGAGCAGGATCAGGCCGAAGAAGATGATGATGGCGGTGTGCATGAGTGTGCCTGCGGGTTATGCGGTGTTTGATCGGGCCCTTCGCGGGCAAGCCCGCTCCCACAGGTTTTTGGTTGAATACAAAATTTCTGAAACACGCAAATCCCTGTGGGAGCGGGCTTGCCCGCGAAGGGCCACTTCGGTGTCCTTTAGAGCATAGTCAATCCAGCCTCCGTCATATTCATCAGGTGCTTTCGCGTTCTATGACTTGGCACTGCAGCAGGTTCAGCCGCTGCACCTCGTCGCTCGGCAACACGCCAAGGCTTTCCAGCACGCGTGTTGCGGCGAGTACACCAATCTCCAGTGCCGGTGGTTTGATCGTGCTCAGACTTGGCAAAAGCATCTCGGCGAACGGGTAATCGCCGAAGCCAAGAACGGCGCAATCTTCGGGGATTTTCAAACCTGCGCGTTGCCCGGCGAGCAGGCCGCCGGCGGCGAGGTTGTCGTTGGCGAAGATGATCGCGTCGGGGCGTGGTGAGGCATTCATCAGGGCGTCCATCGCCTGTTTGCCGGCCTCGAATGGCGCGCGATCAGCGTCAGGGGCGTAGACCCAGGGTTCCAGGCCGGATTCTTTTAAAGTCGCCGCGTAACCATCGCGACGTTCCAGCGCGCTGAAATCACCCGGTGCGCTGTTCTGCACGAAGGCGATACGTTGGTAGCCTTTTTCCAGCAGATGTTTTGCCGCCGTCACACCCACTTCAAAATGCGAAAAACCGATCTGCATCGGCTCACGTTCCGGCTGGAAATCCCATGTTTCAATCACCGGAATATCTGCCTCGGCGATCATCTTTTCCGTGCCGGCACTGTGAAAGTGACTGGTCAGTACCAACGCCGCCGGCGACCAGCCGAGAAACGCACGCACGGCATTTTCTTCTTGTTCAGTGCTGAAGTAACTCGACGCCAGCAACAGCTGATAGCCATGGCGGCTAAGCGTATCGCTGAAGCCTTGAATGGTATTGGCGAAGATCGGCCCGGAAATGTTCGGGATCACCATGCCGACGATTTTCCCTCGTGCCGAGGCCAGCCCGCCGGCAACCAGATTCGGTACATAGCCCAACTCCGTCACCACCGCCGCAATGCGCTCGCGGCGCTCGGGCGAAACCTGCTCCGGCTGGTTGAAGTAGCGTGACACGGTGATCGCTGAAACCCCGGCCTCGCGCGCGACGGCATTCAGGGTCACGCGTCCGGCGCCACGGCGTTTGCGGGGTTTTTCTTCGCTCAAGGCGCCATCCCTCTTAAAAACCAAATCGCATATAAAAGTAATTTTTCAGTATTGGACGCTCTATGTGCGGCTTGCCAATACTGGCGATGTTAGCGCTAACAAAGCGCGCTGTCTGCTACTCGCTCGAGCGAATGCCCAAGACACCGATTCAGGCGTTGTCGTCGCAGAACGGCAGCGGTTAAGGGCCAATTTCGAGCGGGCAAACATGCACAATATTCCTGGGGCGACACACACACTGGCGCAGTCGATTCGCGCTGCAGGCTGGTTATTCACGGGATTGGCGGCGCTGTCGTTGCCCAACGCATTTGCTGCCGAGAGCAGTGATCAAGAGCCGACACTCAAATCCGTGACCGTTACGGCCACGCGCCGCGAAGAGTCGTTGCAAAAAGTGCCGGTGGCGGTCTCGGTGATCGATGGCGAGCAGCTTGAGCGTGACAACCGCAACGGCGTGGCGAGCATCGTCCAGCAAGTGCCGTCGCTGAATTTCCGTACCGGCGCTTCGAACAAGGACCCCTCATTGTTCGTGCGCGGCGTCGGTACGATTTCCACCTCGCCGGGCGTCGAGCCGACCGTGGCGACGGTGATCGATGGCGTGGTGTATGCGCGGCCGGGTCAGTCCACGCTCGATCTGCTGGATCTGAAACGCGTCGAAGTATTGCGTGGCCCGCAAGGGACGTTGTTTGGCAAGAACGCTTCGGCCGGTGTACTCAACATCACCAGCAAGGCGCCGACCGCTGAGACCCACGGCTACATTGATCAGTCGTACTACAGCGGCAACGAAAGCCGCACCCGTTTCGGCATCGGCGGCAGCCTGATACCGGACACGTTGAAAGGCTCGATCAGTACGCTGTTCGGCACCTACGACGGCAATGTCGACAACCAACACAACGGTCAGGAGGTCAACGGTTACAACCATCGCGGGGTGCGCGGCAAACTCGAATTCACCCCGAATGACGACGTCACCTTCACCCTGATCGCTGACTACATGCAGTCCCACGACGACGCGCCCAATGGCGTCGTCAGCCAGGCGCTGACGCCGGCCTTCGCCAACGCGCTCAGTCCGGTGAATGCGACCAGCCACAATCGCGATATCAACACCGATACCCGCTCTCACATCGAGGACGTCAACAAAGGCCTGTCCGGCCAGCTCGACTGGCAATTGGGCGATTACACCCTGACGTCGATCACCGCATGGCGCGGCTGGGACAACACCCAGTATCAGGATGGCGATCGCCTTGGCACCGTGACCGCCGCGTTTCCCGGCACGGCGGACAAGGGCGATCTGGCTTTCGACCAATACTCGCAAGAGCTGCGTCTGGCCTCGCCGAAAGGCGAGTTTCTTGAGTACGTCGGCGGCCTGTTCTACATGCATGGCAAGGACGACGAGACCTATCAGCGCACCCTCACCACGACCGCTCGCACTGACCGTGGTGTCGCCGATTACAGCACCACCAATGACAGCCACGCGGTGTTTGGCGAGAGCACGCTGAACTTCACTTCGGACTTTCGCGGCATCGCCGGCCTGCGCTATACCCACGACGATCTGGAATACGATCACCGCCGCGTTTCCACGTCGGCGACCACGGTCAGCGGCATTCAACCGGCGACCAGCAGCTCAGGCTCGGTGGACGAAGATGGCTGGTCCGGCCGCCTCGGTTTGCAGTACGACCTGAGCGATACCGTCACCACTTACCTGACCTATTCGCGCGGTTACAAAGGCCCGGCCTACAACGTGTTCTTCAACATGCAACCGCGCGATACCGAAGCGCTGAAACCGGAGACGTCCAACACCTGGGAGGCGGGGATCAAAGCCACTTCCTGGAACAATCGCCTGACCACCAACCTGACGATCTTCCACAGCGAGTACGACAACTATCAGGCGAACTTTTTCGACACCGTCGCCGGGCAAGTGGTGACGCGGTTGATCAACGCCGGCAGCGTCACCAGTGAAGGCGTCGAACTCGACTACGCCCTGCAAGCCACCCAGCAACTGAAGTTCTCCGGCGCACTGGCCTATACCCGCGCACGCATCGACGAGTTCGCTTGCCCGGCCGGCGCGGCGGCGTCGTGCAACGTCAACGGCAAACCTCTGCCATTCAGCCCGGACTGGAAAGCTACGTGCGTGCCGACTACACCATCCCGCTGGACAACGGTCTCGATATCGAACTG contains:
- the betT gene encoding choline transporter BetT — translated: MNPPVFYFAATVILLFGLVVIAIPEQAGAWLLEAQNWAANTVGWYYMLAMTLYLVFVVVTALSGYGKIKLGADHDEPEFSYLSWAGMLFAAGISITLFFFCVSEPLTHMLQPPQGEAGTADAARQAMQILFLHWGLHGWGVFAFVGMALAYFAYRHNLPLALRSALYPLIGKRINGPIGYAVDGFGIIATVFGLGADMGFGVLHLNSGLDYLFGIAHTQWIQVGLITLMMGAAIIVAVSGVDKGVRVMSDINMLLACGLLLFVLFAGPTQHLLNTLIQNVGDYLGALPMKSFDLYAYDKPSDWLGGWTVFYWAWWIAWSPFVGLFIARISRGRTIREFVFGVLLIPLGFTLAWMSIFGNSALDQVLNHGMSALGMSAIDNPSMSIYLLLETYPWSKTVIAVTVFISFVFFVTSADSGTVVLSTLSAKGGNPDEDGPKWLRVFWGAMTALITSALLFSGSIDALKSAVVLTSLPFSLILLLMMWGLHKAFYLESQKQIAQLHSLAPVSGSRRGTGGWRQRLSQAVHFPSRDEVYRFMESTVRPAIEEVTAVFVEKGLHVVTQPDPAHDNVSLEIGHGEQHPFIYQVQMRGYFTPSFARGGMGSKQLNNRRYYRAEVHLSEGSQDYDLVGYTKEQIINDILDQYERHMQFLHLVR
- a CDS encoding LacI family DNA-binding transcriptional regulator produces the protein MSEEKPRKRRGAGRVTLNAVAREAGVSAITVSRYFNQPEQVSPERRERIAAVVTELGYVPNLVAGGLASARGKIVGMVIPNISGPIFANTIQGFSDTLSRHGYQLLLASSYFSTEQEENAVRAFLGWSPAALVLTSHFHSAGTEKMIAEADIPVIETWDFQPEREPMQIGFSHFEVGVTAAKHLLEKGYQRIAFVQNSAPGDFSALERRDGYAATLKESGLEPWVYAPDADRAPFEAGKQAMDALMNASPRPDAIIFANDNLAAGGLLAGQRAGLKIPEDCAVLGFGDYPFAEMLLPSLSTIKPPALEIGVLAATRVLESLGVLPSDEVQRLNLLQCQVIEREST
- a CDS encoding D-cysteine desulfhydrase, giving the protein MIKQQLQRFPRLELLSHPTPLEKLERLSAWLGREVYIKRDDLTPLAMGGNKLRKLEYLAADALAQGADTLITAGALQSNHVRQTAALAAKLGLGCVALLENPLGTDDSNYTGNGNRLLLDLFDTKVELVDNLDNADEQLAALAARLRSNGKKPYLVPIGGSNALGALGYVRAGLELAEQIKDSGLDFAAVVLASGSAGTHSGLGLALSEALPQLPVIGVTVSRSEEDQRPKVQGLAERTAELLGVELPASFKVELWDEYFGPRYGEPNAGTLAAVKLLAAQEGLLLDPVYTGKAMAGLLDGIGRQRFDDGPIIFLHTGGAPALFAYKDFLTR
- a CDS encoding serine acetyltransferase, producing MSERSSHWQLQTIVSQLRSARDQWRAQNGRASGEQGGRELPSRAAMAEILEALCGALFPMRLGPVDLREESEDFYVGHTLDVALNALLAQTRLELRYVARHSAQDDSEVEARAIQIVQDFALALPGLRTLLDTDVLAAYHGDPAARSVDEVLLCYPGILAVIHHRLAHHLYRAGLPLLARISAEIAHSATGIDIHPGAQIGRSFFIDHGTGVVIGETAIIGERVRIYQAVTLGAKRFPADEDGQLQKGHPRHPIVEDDVVIYAGATILGRITIGKGSTIGGNVWLTRSVPAGANLTQANLQHDDGTQK
- the tcyJ gene encoding cystine ABC transporter substrate-binding protein encodes the protein MNFSALRRTLLVGSLGLALSAGLIGQAVAGEQLQQIKDKGVLNVGLEGTYPPFSFVDENGKLSGFEVELSEALAQKLGVKAKIQPTKWDGILAALESKRLDLVVNQVTISDERKKKYDFSEPYTVSGIQALVLKSKESALNIKTAADLSGKKVGVGLGTNYEQWVRANVPGADVRTYDDDPTKFADLNNGRTDAILIDRLAALEYAKKAPKTVAAGEAFSRQESGIALRKGEPELLAAVNKALDELRTDGTLEKLSKKYFNADVTK